A stretch of the Buchananella sp. 14KM1171 genome encodes the following:
- the prmC gene encoding peptide chain release factor N(5)-glutamine methyltransferase yields MSLPQGTRPQEEMSPREAMAAVTGALTRAGVPSPAADARWLAQHVLGGPPVLATAPLSADQAVQLARLTERRAQREPLQHLLGQMPFRHLTLASAPGTFVARPETEQVAQAAIDAARAAAREATAAGRPAAPTVVDLCTGSGAIALAVATEVPGSRVWALELGQAPLELAARNIAALAPQVRLVEGDVRAPICGSPLGELRGSVDVVVSNPPYVPPAAVPRDPEVAKFDPALALYGQGADGLGHLAAVLQRARELLRAGGRVFIEHADHQGPAVVRMALEAGFTAASTQDDLSGRQRYLAATWPGEADTMQLLEPTAAALEQAAAAVHQGHVIALPTDTVYGIGADPFSPAAVGRLLAAKGRGRNFPPPVLIADAAAATALVPEFSDVATRLAHSFWPGALTLILPARPEVEWDLGETNGTVALRVPADATARELLRITGPLAVTSANLHGQAPATTARECADQLGASLALILDGGQRSTQGASTILDLTGSEVRVVRTGALDPARIAGALAGLATVVGADGGHVVPAPQPGGGPDAAADGDVGQPGQSSGGGR; encoded by the coding sequence GTGAGCCTGCCCCAAGGGACGCGCCCGCAGGAGGAGATGAGCCCACGCGAGGCGATGGCCGCCGTGACCGGAGCGCTCACGCGGGCCGGGGTGCCCAGCCCGGCCGCCGACGCGCGCTGGCTGGCCCAGCACGTGCTGGGCGGCCCGCCCGTGCTCGCCACCGCCCCGCTCAGTGCCGACCAGGCAGTGCAGCTGGCGCGCCTGACCGAGCGGCGCGCCCAGCGCGAGCCCCTGCAGCACCTGTTGGGACAGATGCCCTTTCGGCACCTGACCCTGGCCAGCGCCCCGGGGACCTTCGTGGCCCGGCCGGAGACCGAGCAGGTGGCCCAGGCAGCCATCGACGCCGCCCGCGCCGCCGCGCGGGAGGCCACGGCCGCCGGCCGCCCGGCCGCCCCCACGGTGGTGGACCTGTGCACCGGTTCGGGCGCCATCGCCCTGGCGGTGGCCACCGAGGTCCCCGGCTCGCGTGTGTGGGCCCTGGAGCTGGGCCAGGCTCCGCTGGAGCTGGCCGCCCGCAACATCGCCGCGCTCGCCCCTCAGGTGCGGTTGGTGGAGGGAGACGTGCGCGCCCCGATCTGCGGCTCCCCGCTGGGGGAGCTGCGCGGCAGCGTGGACGTGGTGGTCTCCAACCCGCCCTACGTGCCCCCGGCGGCCGTGCCCCGCGACCCCGAGGTGGCCAAGTTCGACCCGGCGCTGGCGCTCTACGGCCAGGGTGCCGACGGGCTGGGCCACTTGGCCGCCGTGCTGCAGCGCGCCCGCGAGCTGCTGCGAGCCGGCGGGCGCGTCTTCATCGAACACGCCGATCACCAGGGACCGGCCGTGGTTAGGATGGCCCTGGAAGCCGGGTTCACCGCCGCCTCCACCCAAGACGACCTCAGCGGCCGCCAGCGCTACCTGGCCGCCACCTGGCCAGGAGAGGCGGACACGATGCAGCTGCTTGAACCCACCGCCGCTGCCCTGGAGCAGGCCGCTGCGGCCGTGCACCAAGGCCACGTGATCGCCCTGCCCACGGACACCGTCTACGGCATCGGCGCGGACCCCTTCAGCCCGGCCGCCGTGGGCCGCCTCCTGGCCGCCAAGGGCCGCGGACGCAACTTCCCGCCCCCGGTGCTGATCGCTGACGCTGCGGCCGCCACCGCCCTGGTGCCCGAGTTCTCCGACGTCGCCACCCGCCTGGCCCATTCCTTCTGGCCCGGCGCCCTCACCCTCATCCTGCCCGCCCGCCCCGAGGTCGAATGGGACCTGGGGGAGACCAACGGCACCGTGGCGCTGCGCGTTCCCGCCGACGCCACCGCCCGCGAACTACTGCGCATCACCGGCCCCCTGGCCGTGACCTCCGCCAACCTGCACGGCCAGGCGCCGGCCACCACCGCGCGCGAGTGCGCCGACCAGCTCGGCGCCAGCCTGGCCCTCATCCTGGACGGCGGGCAACGCTCCACCCAGGGCGCCTCCACCATCCTCGACCTCACGGGCAGCGAGGTGCGCGTGGTGCGCACCGGCGCGCTGGACCCCGCCCGCATCGCCGGCGCGCTCGCCGGCCTGGCCACCGTGGTGGGGGCCGACGGCGGTCACGTCGTCCCCGCCCCGCAACCGGGCGGCGGCCCAGACGCAGCGGCAGACGGCGACGTCGGCCAACCCGGCCAAAGCTCTGGGGGCGGCCGGTGA
- a CDS encoding MraY family glycosyltransferase — protein MKVYLLVVLAAACVTYLLTPVVRVLANRLGVLTPVRGRDVHKVPVPRLGGVAMYLGLVVALLIAKQTAFLGPALADQQFWAVVVSGGIMCLLGALDDMWELDWAVKLIGQILAALVLVRMGVQLVSLPIGGLTVGSSALSVFLTVIVVVALANAVNFVDGLDGLAAGMVGIGVSGFFIYSYVLSRLSGAETYASLAATLSAALVGVCLGFLPHNFHPARIFMGDSGALTLGFVTGAIIVIVTGQVDPNSVIRDSLAPSWLPILLPFAIMLLPLLDMGMAVVRRTRAGKSPFHADRMHLHHRLLNAGHSHRRAVLTMYLWSAIVSLGTAALVVLPPKAVGPVVFVAVLLGAGVTWLFLPGISTNDDVPAAAPKEEAK, from the coding sequence GTGAAGGTCTACCTGCTAGTCGTCCTCGCGGCCGCGTGCGTCACCTACCTGCTCACGCCGGTGGTGCGCGTGCTAGCCAACCGCCTCGGCGTGCTCACCCCGGTGCGCGGCCGCGACGTCCACAAGGTCCCCGTGCCCCGCCTGGGCGGTGTGGCCATGTACCTGGGCCTCGTCGTGGCGCTGCTCATCGCCAAGCAGACCGCCTTCCTGGGCCCCGCCCTGGCCGACCAGCAGTTCTGGGCCGTCGTGGTCTCCGGCGGGATCATGTGCCTGCTCGGCGCCCTGGACGACATGTGGGAACTGGACTGGGCCGTCAAACTCATCGGTCAGATCCTGGCCGCCCTGGTGCTGGTGCGCATGGGCGTGCAGCTGGTCTCGCTGCCGATCGGGGGACTGACGGTGGGATCGTCGGCCCTGTCGGTCTTCCTCACCGTCATCGTGGTGGTGGCCCTGGCCAACGCCGTGAACTTCGTGGACGGCCTAGACGGGCTGGCCGCAGGCATGGTGGGAATCGGAGTATCCGGCTTCTTCATCTACTCCTACGTGCTCTCCCGCCTCAGCGGGGCCGAAACCTACGCCTCCCTGGCCGCCACCCTCAGCGCCGCCCTGGTGGGGGTGTGCCTGGGCTTCCTGCCCCACAACTTCCACCCGGCCCGCATCTTCATGGGGGACTCCGGGGCGCTCACGCTCGGCTTCGTCACCGGCGCGATCATCGTGATCGTCACCGGCCAGGTGGACCCCAACTCGGTCATCCGCGACTCCCTGGCCCCCTCCTGGCTGCCCATCCTGCTGCCCTTTGCGATCATGCTGCTGCCGCTGCTGGACATGGGCATGGCCGTGGTGCGCCGCACCCGCGCCGGCAAGAGCCCATTCCACGCCGACCGCATGCACCTGCACCACCGCCTCCTCAACGCCGGCCACTCCCACCGCCGCGCCGTGCTGACCATGTACCTGTGGTCCGCCATCGTCTCCCTGGGCACCGCCGCCCTCGTGGTGCTGCCCCCCAAGGCCGTTGGTCCCGTGGTGTTCGTGGCCGTGCTGCTCGGCGCGGGCGTGACCTGGCTGTTCCTGCCCGGCATCTCCACCAATGACGACGTTCCCGCCGCCGCCCCGAAGGAGGAAGCAAAGTGA
- the atpB gene encoding F0F1 ATP synthase subunit A — protein sequence MGDQLFTAAAQRALVALSSSSGGDGYQGIDFEHEFFPEPFLFVGTPFEVNRLVLVRIVAAVAIALIFVVAARRAKLVPSRGQSMIELVLEFVRKGIAEEILGAKARKYTPVLTVIFIGVFAMNITGIIPGLNIAASSVVAVPLVFALFAYVAFIAAGIKERGGLTFFREQLFMPGIPWPIYFILAPIELLSTFVIRPVTLTMRLLANMMVGHLILVLAFTGTHYLFFEAAGAVKAAGTLTFGIGIVFLLFETFVAALQAYIFTLLTSVYINLSVEHH from the coding sequence ATGGGGGACCAACTGTTTACCGCAGCCGCGCAGCGCGCCCTCGTTGCTCTCTCGTCCTCGTCCGGTGGCGATGGTTACCAGGGCATCGACTTTGAGCACGAGTTCTTCCCGGAGCCCTTCCTGTTTGTGGGCACCCCGTTCGAGGTCAACCGCCTGGTCCTGGTCCGCATCGTTGCCGCCGTCGCCATCGCGCTGATCTTCGTGGTGGCCGCGCGCCGCGCCAAGCTGGTGCCCAGCCGGGGCCAGTCCATGATCGAGCTGGTCCTGGAGTTCGTCCGCAAGGGAATCGCGGAGGAGATCCTGGGCGCCAAGGCCCGCAAGTACACCCCGGTGCTCACCGTGATCTTCATCGGCGTCTTCGCCATGAACATCACCGGCATCATCCCGGGCCTGAACATCGCCGCCTCCTCGGTGGTGGCAGTGCCGCTCGTCTTCGCCCTGTTCGCCTACGTCGCCTTCATCGCCGCAGGCATCAAGGAGCGCGGCGGGCTGACCTTCTTCCGCGAGCAGCTCTTCATGCCTGGGATCCCGTGGCCCATCTACTTCATCCTGGCGCCCATCGAGCTGCTGTCCACCTTCGTCATCCGCCCCGTCACGCTCACCATGCGTCTGCTGGCAAACATGATGGTGGGCCACCTGATCCTGGTGCTGGCCTTCACCGGCACCCACTACCTCTTCTTCGAGGCCGCCGGGGCCGTGAAGGCGGCGGGAACGCTCACCTTCGGCATCGGCATCGTCTTCCTGCTGTTCGAGACCTTCGTGGCCGCGCTGCAGGCATACATCTTCACGCTACTGACCTCCGTGTACATCAACCTCTCGGTCGAACACCACTGA
- the atpE gene encoding ATP synthase F0 subunit C — protein MNVIGNIATIGYGLATVGPALGIGWLVAKTQEATARQPEVAGALRVNMILGAAFVEALGLIGFAAGLVFPAS, from the coding sequence ATGAACGTCATCGGTAACATCGCAACCATCGGTTACGGTCTGGCCACCGTTGGCCCCGCCCTCGGTATCGGTTGGCTCGTCGCCAAGACCCAGGAGGCCACCGCCCGTCAGCCCGAGGTGGCCGGCGCGCTGCGTGTGAACATGATTCTGGGTGCGGCCTTCGTTGAGGCCCTGGGCCTCATCGGTTTCGCCGCCGGCCTCGTCTTCCCGGCCTCCTGA
- a CDS encoding F0F1 ATP synthase subunit B: protein MQTLAAGAGGGMRVLLPPLSEVFWAGLALAIVVIALWKFALPKLTALLDERAEKIEKGLELSERAGDELEAARAQAAAELTEARTQAAEIRAQARSDAKTITAEAHEKAAAHAEQMREQAQASIAASRAAAERELRSDVGRVATDLAARIVGQELTNPDVASKVIDSFLDELEKAPVKGSQA, encoded by the coding sequence ATGCAGACGCTCGCCGCAGGGGCGGGCGGCGGAATGCGGGTTTTGCTGCCGCCCCTCTCAGAGGTCTTCTGGGCGGGACTGGCACTGGCCATCGTCGTCATCGCCCTTTGGAAGTTCGCGCTGCCGAAGCTGACGGCGCTGCTCGACGAGCGCGCCGAGAAGATCGAGAAGGGTCTTGAGCTGTCCGAGCGTGCCGGGGACGAGCTGGAAGCAGCCCGCGCCCAGGCCGCCGCAGAGCTGACCGAGGCGCGCACGCAGGCCGCGGAGATCCGCGCGCAGGCCCGCAGCGACGCCAAGACGATCACCGCCGAGGCGCACGAGAAGGCAGCCGCCCACGCCGAGCAGATGCGCGAGCAGGCCCAGGCGTCCATCGCCGCCTCCCGCGCCGCCGCCGAGCGTGAGCTGCGCAGCGACGTGGGCCGCGTGGCCACGGACCTGGCGGCCCGCATCGTGGGCCAGGAGCTGACTAACCCCGACGTCGCCTCCAAGGTCATCGACAGCTTCCTCGACGAGCTGGAGAAGGCACCGGTGAAGGGGAGCCAGGCCTGA